The Astyanax mexicanus isolate ESR-SI-001 chromosome 12, AstMex3_surface, whole genome shotgun sequence genome window below encodes:
- the LOC107196843 gene encoding tripartite motif-containing protein 16-like, producing the protein MAEVLLTTQDSFSCPICLDLLKDPVAIPCGHNFCLGCIKDCWDQDDQKGVYSCPQCRHTFTPRPVLNKNSLIAEMVDKLKKTRLQAAPPAAASPAGSGGVECDVCTGTNHTAVKSCLVCLASFCEAHIQPHYESPAFKKHKLVEASMNLQKKICSLHDKLLEVFCRTDQQCICLLCMIDKHSGHKTVSAAAERVEKQNQLGQNRETCKKTIQQKEKDVQELKKVMVKVRRSAQAAVEDSEKIFTELIQSMERRRSEVKELIRAQEKTELSLAEDLLKKLEQEIADLRRRDADLKQLSYTEDPIQFLQDFQSLPVLPQSTNLSNINMNPQFSTDIVKKMVSEMEQLNGFNELELVQISEVHTLRFAEPKTREEFLKYACKLTLNPYMVHGNLPLSEQNKKVNLNQQRNGNAYFYPNNWCQVLCSERLSGRCYWEVEISGNVLIAVSYKDNSLEGKVIQNEFGSNNQSWSLECVNSTFCFRQCGNRTGLNVHPCPSRIGVYVDHSAGILSFYSVSDTLTLLHRVHTTFTQPLYAGFGMKSKASSVKIIF; encoded by the exons ATGGCAGAAGTTCTTCTAACAACTCAGGATTCTTTCAGCTGTCCGAtctgtctggatctactgaaggaTCCAGTGGCTATTCCCTGTGGACACAATTTTTGTCTGGGTTGTATTAAGGACTGCTGGGATCAGGATGATCAGAAAGGGGTCTACAGCTGCCCTCAGTGCAGACACACCTTCACTCCAAGGCCTGTTCTCAACAAGAACAGTCTCATTGCTGAAATGGTGGATAAACTAAAAAAGACGAGGCTCCAAgctgctcctcctgctgctgcttctcctgcTGGATCTGGAGGTGTGGAGTGTGACGTCTGCACTGGAACAAATCACACAGCTGTTAAGTCCTGTCTGGTGTGTCTGGCCTCCTTTTGTGAAGCTCATATTCAGCCTCATTATGAATCTCCTGCatttaagaagcacaagctggttgAAGCCTCCATGAACCTGCAGAAGAAGATCTGCTCTCTTCATGATAAACTACTGGAGGTTTTCTGTCGCACTGATCAGCAGTGTATATGTCTTCTATGTATGATAGATAAACACAGTGGTCATAAAACAGTCTCAGCTGCAGCAGAAAGAGTTGAGAAACAG AATCAGTTGGGCCAAAACCGAGAAACCTGCAAAAAGACAAttcagcagaaagagaaggatgTTCAGGAGTTAAAAAAGGTCATGGTGAAAGTCAGG CGCTCTGCACaggcagcagtggaggacagtgagaagatctttACTGAACTGATTCAGTCCATGgagagaagacgctctgaggtgaAAGAGCTGATCAGAGCTCAGGAGAAGACTGAACTGAGTCTGGCTGAAGATCTCCTGAAGAAACTGGAGCAGGAGATTGCTGATCTGAGGAGGAGAGACGCTGATCTGAAGCAGCTTTCTTACACTGAGGATCCCATCCAGTTCCTCCAG GATTTCCAGTCACTTCCTGTCCTTCCTCAATCTACTAACCTATCCAACATCAATATGAACCCCCAGTTCTCTACTGACATTGTGAAGAAAATGGTCTCAGAAATGGAGCAGCTGAATGGTTTTAATGAGCTTGAGCTAGTACAAATATCTGAAG TTCACACACTCCGTTTTGCTGAACCAAAGACCAGAGAGGAATTCCTGAAAT ATGCCTGTAAGCTCACACTAAATCCCTATATGGTACATGGAAATCTTCCACTGTCTGAGCAGAACAAGAAAGTGAATCTGAATCAACAGAGGAATGGAAATGCATATTTCTATCCAAATAACTGGTGTCAGGTCCTATGTTCTGAGCGTTTATCTGGACGCTGCTACTGGGAAGTTGAGATAAGTGGGAATGTTTTGATAGCTGTGTCATATAAAGACAACAGTTTGGAAGGGAAAGTAATTCAAAATGAGTTTGGGTCCAACAATCAGTCTTGGAGTCTGGAATGTGTAAATTCCACATTTTGTTTCAGACAATGTGGAAACAGGACTGGTCTTAATGTACACCCATGCCCctccagaataggagtgtatgtggatcacagtgcaggaattctgtccttctacagcgtctctgaCACATTGACCCTCCTCCACAGAGtccacaccaccttcactcagcccctctatgctgGATTTGGGATGAAGTCTAAGGCAAGTTCTGTAAAAATTATCTTTTAG